In one Diprion similis isolate iyDipSimi1 chromosome 6, iyDipSimi1.1, whole genome shotgun sequence genomic region, the following are encoded:
- the LOC124406941 gene encoding uncharacterized protein LOC124406941 isoform X14 — translation MSGDGNQPLGPIFLNVFYKLKNRAVTLSQKIFGAILLNLPLGYLDPVLEEYMEYIWTATQQNSIQYWDDIAPKVEYDSPVGLVLSGIKYLLRHRGTSSDLKRPLRYLLLHLKRATTTYPEEYPVDMQVLFDNGDDLKKLFSMIQDDVIIPELIELRDRFIENTKNVDIANILQGMSKYIYRKPVDLLIAVLVRIQGRVQREDITDLITKLLAILVVKKELYPLSITVPENVDLILLLNFLYVPNGSPEISALGKNIQDYLDENLELLEDLSQLTRNVDKETCHRPIQCLVSILVEIIRPSTVQQLRIPSTLRLMIKKLLLMIRDTVDSDKGKNVVSLLSFEVFIIKNILTAVDLQPNAEEPDFEEPGINNPPNSVDESPFRPANESEHPGFGPKPDPGPRPDSNQQPDLGPKPDFGPRPDSGPRPDSNQQPDFGPRPDSNQQPGFDPKPDSGPRPDSNQQPGFGPKPDFGPRPDSNQQPDSGPGPDSNQQPDSGPGPDSNQQPGFGPQPDFGPRPDSNQQPDFGQRPDSGPRPDSNQQPDFGPRPDSNQQPDFGPRPDSGPRPDSNQQPGFGPKPDFGPRPDSNQQPGFGPRPDSGPRPDSNQQPGFGPRPDSNQRPGFGPQPDFGPRPDFGPKPDFGPRPDSGPTQRPHDNSKLPEEAPILPPNINFEKPFSVIFPGDDAPPYLSPDRPSDINDKEIVLEFPPITVLLQSFNPNTLFNPDELPEIPNLSKPLQIIFGINYVTVILGKVDKAKYPTVISLMYDLLNHALTDSRVMANPKLLLTIKVYLKAIDYLSTTALLNIAVKYQNVTSDVLYISFNPDNPEENHVESRPPQKKPSGYVVMPIYHPKYLLQHVDPVDPYGTLIPKLGEGEENPIQDLINDGSLQEILGPHFNPLSSPNKATLLVAVLHKLIESNRVKSNPWLLQKLTAYLLSIKTVAMFTKISTDYTYQLVEMQPDQGTNWQPETISLIVALPQGRNQDELKKLWIVKAFLAIPSLIELLEIGTVPYSITRGELLKIIFNAAIRGNKIRLDDDTLDALKYYENKIMMDGSGSLPVGWVWMEVIIITEEIPLGEMIESLLDYNALPHDIPYAYNDVIQYLIENPYLLQSDGDFAFEQYNTKGSFLKGLFTHLSREPNVDPNIQTQVGRLIPFIKETGPGSERMSYTVQNK, via the exons ATGTCAGGAGATGGCAATCAGCCACTCGGTCCGATatttttgaatgttttttacaAACTGAAGAATCGCGCAGTGACATTGTCGCAGAAGATATTTGGGGCAATTCTGTTGAATCTGCCACTGGGTTATTTGGATCCAGTCCTTGAAGAATACATGGAATACATTTGGACCGCAACGCAACAGAATTCGATTCAATATTGGGACGACATTGCACCCAAAGTTGAATATGACAGCCCAGTTGGACTTGTACTTTCAGGCATCAAGTACTTGTTGCGTCACCGCGGAACGTCCAGTGATCTCAAACGACCGCTCAGATACTTGTTACTACATTTGAAGAGAGCCACAACCACCTACCCGGAAGAATACCCCGTGGATATGCAAGTACTTTTCGACAATGgcgatgatttgaaaaaactgttttctaTGATTCAAGATGATGTGATCATTCCGGAACTGATTGAACTGAGAGACCGctttattgaaaatacaaagaaCGTAGACATTGCCAATATTTTACAGGGAATGAGTAAATACATTTATCGCAAGCCTGTCGATTTGCTAATCGCTGTGTTGGTGAGAATACAAGGACGAGTTCAGAGAGAGGATATCACGGACTTGATTACGAAGTTACTGGCAATTTTGgttgtgaaaaaagaactttATCCGCTGTCGATAACCGTGCCAGAAAATGTTGACTTAATTCTACTTCTCAATTTCCTATACGTGCCGAATGGCAGCCCCGAGATTTCTGCCCTTGGTAAAAACATCCAAGATTATCTGGACGAAAATTTGGAACTCTTGGAGGATCTGTCTCAGCTCACTCGCAACGTGGATAAAGAGACGTGTCATCGTCCGATACAATGCCTGGTGTCTATTCTTGTTGAGATCATTCGACCTAGTACGGTGCAGCAGCTTCGAATACCTTCCACCTTGAGATTGATGATTAAAAAGTTACTGCTTATGATTAGGGATACAGTTGACAGCGACAAAGGCAAAAATGTCGTCAGTTTGTTATCATTCGAAgtgtttataattaaaaatattctcactGCTGTCGACCTTCAACCAAACGCGGAGGAACCTGACTTCGAGGAACCTGGAATAAATAACCCACCCAATTCCGTAGACGAATCACCGTTTAGACCGGCAAACGAATCGGAGCATCCGGGTTTTGGTCCAAAACCAGATCCTGGTCCCAGACCAGATTCTAATCAACAGCCAGATCTTGGCCCAAAGCCAGATTTTGGTCCAAGGCCAGATTCTGGTCCAAGGCCGGATTCTAATCAACAGCCAGATTTTGGTCCAAGGCCAGATTCTAATCAACAGCCAGGTTTTGACCCGAAGCCAGATTCTGGTCCAAGGCCAGATTCTAATCAACAGCCAGGTTTTGGTCCAAAGCCAGATTTTGGTCCAAGGCCAGATTCTAATCAACAACCAGATTCTGGTCCAGGGCCAGATTCTAATCAACAGCCAG ATTCTGGTCCAGGGCCAGATTCTAATCAACAGCCAGGTTTTGGCCCTCAGCCAGATTTTGGTCCCAGGCCGGATTCTAATCAACAGCCAGATTTTGGTCAAAGGCCAGATTCTGGTCCAAGGCCAGATTCTAATCAACAGCCAG ATTTTGGTCCAAGGCCAGATTCTAATCAACAACCAGATTTTGGCCCAAGGCCAGATTCTGGTCCAAGGCCGGATTCTAATCAACAGCCAGGTTTTGGCCCAAAGCCAGATTTTGGTCCAAGGCCAGATTCTAATCAACAGCCAGGTTTTGGCCCAAGGCCAGATTCTGGTCCAAGGCCGGATTCTAATCAACAGCCAGGTTTTGGTCCAAGGCCAGATTCTAATCAACGGCCAGGTTTTGGCCCTCAGCCAGATTTTGGTCCCAGGCCAGATTTTGGTCCCAAGCCAGATTTTGGTCCAAGACCAGATTCTGGTCCAACACAGAGACCCCATGATAATTCAAAGTTGCCTGAAGAGGCACCAATTCTCCCGCCAAACATCAACTTCGAAAAGCCATTCTCCGTGATCTTTCCGGGAGATGATGCACCGCCTTACCTATCGCCCGACAGACCCAGTGACATAAATGATAAGGAAATTGTCCTAGAGTTTCCTCCAATAACCGTTCTGCTACAAAGTTTCAATCCAAATACACTTTTCAACCCCGATGAGCTACCCGAAATACCGAATCTATCCAAGCCTCTTCAGATTATCTTCGGAATCAATTACGTCACGGTAATTCTAGGAAAAGTCGACAAGGCAAAGTATCCGACTGTGATATCGCTGATGTATGATTTACTGAACCACGCATTAACTGACTCGAGGGTGATGGCAAATCCCAAATTACTTTTAACCATTAAGGTATATCTGAAAGCTATTGATTACCTCAGCACTACGGCATTGTTAAACATTGCCGTAAAGTATCAAAACGTAACGTCAGATGtactttatatttcttttaatCCTGATAATCCCGAGGAGAATCATGTGGAATCTAGACCACCGCAGAAAAAACCAAGTGGGTATGTAGTGATGCCAATTTATCATCCTAAATATCTGCTGCAGCACGTAGATCCAGTTGATCCCTATGGCACACTGATACCGAAACTTGGGGAAGGTGAAGAAAATCCGATTCAGGACCTGATAAATGATGGTTCACTTCAAGAAATTTTGGGTCCCCATTTCAATCCTCTTTCAAGTCCTAACAAGGCCACTCTGTTAGTGGCAGTTTTGCACAAACTCATCGAATCGAATCGGGTGAAGTCAAATCCTTGGCTGTTACAAAAACTGACTGCATATTTGCTGAGTATCAAAACCGTAGCAATGTTTACAAAGATTTCAACTGATTACACTTATCAACTAGTCGAAATGCAACCGGATCAAGGAACCAACTGGCAGCCGGAGACAATCAGCCTAATTGTCGCTCTTCCACAGGGTCGTAACCAGGATGAACTTAAAAAGTTGTGGATTGTCAAAGCGTTTTTGGCGATACCGAGTTTAATCGAACTCCTGGAAATTGGTACAGTACCGTATTCAATCACTCGCGGAGAGCTATTGAAGATAATATTTAATGCCGCGATTCGGGGCAACAAGATAAGATTGGATGACGATACTTTGGACGCACTTAAATactacgaaaataaaatcatgatGGATGGTTCCGGGTCATTGCCTGTCGGTTGGGTTTGGATGGAAGTGATCATCATCACCGAGGAAATCCCTCTTGGAGAAATGATCGAGTCGTTGTTGGATTACAACGCTTTGCCTCACGATATACCGTATGCTTATAATGATGTAATTCAATACTTGATTGAAAATCCATATCTTCTTCAAAGTGACGGTGATTTTGCTTTCGAACAATATAATACGAAAGGATCATTTCTTAAAGGGCTGTTCACACACTTATCGCGTGAGCCCAACGTGGACCCTAATATTCAAACGCAAGTGGGACGATTAATTCCGTTCATAAAAGAGACCGGTCCTGGATCAGAACGAATGAGTTACACCGTGCAGAATAAGTAA
- the LOC124406941 gene encoding uncharacterized protein LOC124406941 isoform X4 produces MSGDGNQPLGPIFLNVFYKLKNRAVTLSQKIFGAILLNLPLGYLDPVLEEYMEYIWTATQQNSIQYWDDIAPKVEYDSPVGLVLSGIKYLLRHRGTSSDLKRPLRYLLLHLKRATTTYPEEYPVDMQVLFDNGDDLKKLFSMIQDDVIIPELIELRDRFIENTKNVDIANILQGMSKYIYRKPVDLLIAVLVRIQGRVQREDITDLITKLLAILVVKKELYPLSITVPENVDLILLLNFLYVPNGSPEISALGKNIQDYLDENLELLEDLSQLTRNVDKETCHRPIQCLVSILVEIIRPSTVQQLRIPSTLRLMIKKLLLMIRDTVDSDKGKNVVSLLSFEVFIIKNILTAVDLQPNAEEPDFEEPGINNPPNSVDESPFRPANESEHPGFGPKPDPGPRPDSNQQPDLGPKPDFGPRPDSGPRPDSNQQPDFGPRPDSNQQPGFDPKPDSGPRPDSNQQPGFGPKPDFGPRPDSNQQPDSGPGPDSNQQPDSGPGPDSNQQPGFGPQPDFGPRPDSNQQPDFGQRPDSGPRPDSNQQPGFGPRPDSGPGPDSNQQPGFDPNPDFGPRPDSNQQPDFGPRPDSGPRPDSNQQPGFGPKPDFGPRPDSNQQPGFGPRPDSGPRPDSNQQPGFGPRPDSNQRPGFGPQPDFGPRPDFGPKPDFGPRPDSGPTQRPHDNSKLPEEAPILPPNINFEKPFSVIFPGDDAPPYLSPDRPSDINDKEIVLEFPPITVLLQSFNPNTLFNPDELPEIPNLSKPLQIIFGINYVTVILGKVDKAKYPTVISLMYDLLNHALTDSRVMANPKLLLTIKVYLKAIDYLSTTALLNIAVKYQNVTSDVLYISFNPDNPEENHVESRPPQKKPSGYVVMPIYHPKYLLQHVDPVDPYGTLIPKLGEGEENPIQDLINDGSLQEILGPHFNPLSSPNKATLLVAVLHKLIESNRVKSNPWLLQKLTAYLLSIKTVAMFTKISTDYTYQLVEMQPDQGTNWQPETISLIVALPQGRNQDELKKLWIVKAFLAIPSLIELLEIGTVPYSITRGELLKIIFNAAIRGNKIRLDDDTLDALKYYENKIMMDGSGSLPVGWVWMEVIIITEEIPLGEMIESLLDYNALPHDIPYAYNDVIQYLIENPYLLQSDGDFAFEQYNTKGSFLKGLFTHLSREPNVDPNIQTQVGRLIPFIKETGPGSERMSYTVQNK; encoded by the exons ATGTCAGGAGATGGCAATCAGCCACTCGGTCCGATatttttgaatgttttttacaAACTGAAGAATCGCGCAGTGACATTGTCGCAGAAGATATTTGGGGCAATTCTGTTGAATCTGCCACTGGGTTATTTGGATCCAGTCCTTGAAGAATACATGGAATACATTTGGACCGCAACGCAACAGAATTCGATTCAATATTGGGACGACATTGCACCCAAAGTTGAATATGACAGCCCAGTTGGACTTGTACTTTCAGGCATCAAGTACTTGTTGCGTCACCGCGGAACGTCCAGTGATCTCAAACGACCGCTCAGATACTTGTTACTACATTTGAAGAGAGCCACAACCACCTACCCGGAAGAATACCCCGTGGATATGCAAGTACTTTTCGACAATGgcgatgatttgaaaaaactgttttctaTGATTCAAGATGATGTGATCATTCCGGAACTGATTGAACTGAGAGACCGctttattgaaaatacaaagaaCGTAGACATTGCCAATATTTTACAGGGAATGAGTAAATACATTTATCGCAAGCCTGTCGATTTGCTAATCGCTGTGTTGGTGAGAATACAAGGACGAGTTCAGAGAGAGGATATCACGGACTTGATTACGAAGTTACTGGCAATTTTGgttgtgaaaaaagaactttATCCGCTGTCGATAACCGTGCCAGAAAATGTTGACTTAATTCTACTTCTCAATTTCCTATACGTGCCGAATGGCAGCCCCGAGATTTCTGCCCTTGGTAAAAACATCCAAGATTATCTGGACGAAAATTTGGAACTCTTGGAGGATCTGTCTCAGCTCACTCGCAACGTGGATAAAGAGACGTGTCATCGTCCGATACAATGCCTGGTGTCTATTCTTGTTGAGATCATTCGACCTAGTACGGTGCAGCAGCTTCGAATACCTTCCACCTTGAGATTGATGATTAAAAAGTTACTGCTTATGATTAGGGATACAGTTGACAGCGACAAAGGCAAAAATGTCGTCAGTTTGTTATCATTCGAAgtgtttataattaaaaatattctcactGCTGTCGACCTTCAACCAAACGCGGAGGAACCTGACTTCGAGGAACCTGGAATAAATAACCCACCCAATTCCGTAGACGAATCACCGTTTAGACCGGCAAACGAATCGGAGCATCCGGGTTTTGGTCCAAAACCAGATCCTGGTCCCAGACCAGATTCTAATCAACAGCCAGATCTTGGCCCAAAGCCAGATTTTGGTCCAAGGCCAGATTCTGGTCCAAGGCCGGATTCTAATCAACAGCCAGATTTTGGTCCAAGGCCAGATTCTAATCAACAGCCAGGTTTTGACCCGAAGCCAGATTCTGGTCCAAGGCCAGATTCTAATCAACAGCCAGGTTTTGGTCCAAAGCCAGATTTTGGTCCAAGGCCAGATTCTAATCAACAACCAGATTCTGGTCCAGGGCCAGATTCTAATCAACAGCCAG ATTCTGGTCCAGGGCCAGATTCTAATCAACAGCCAGGTTTTGGCCCTCAGCCAGATTTTGGTCCCAGGCCGGATTCTAATCAACAGCCAGATTTTGGTCAAAGGCCAGATTCTGGTCCAAGGCCAGATTCTAATCAACAGCCAGGTTTTGGCCCAAGGCCAGATTCTGGTCCAGGGCCAGATTCTAATCAACAGCCAGGTTTTGACCCAAATCCAGATTTTGGTCCAAGGCCAGATTCTAATCAACAACCAGATTTTGGCCCAAGGCCAGATTCTGGTCCAAGGCCGGATTCTAATCAACAGCCAGGTTTTGGCCCAAAGCCAGATTTTGGTCCAAGGCCAGATTCTAATCAACAGCCAGGTTTTGGCCCAAGGCCAGATTCTGGTCCAAGGCCGGATTCTAATCAACAGCCAGGTTTTGGTCCAAGGCCAGATTCTAATCAACGGCCAGGTTTTGGCCCTCAGCCAGATTTTGGTCCCAGGCCAGATTTTGGTCCCAAGCCAGATTTTGGTCCAAGACCAGATTCTGGTCCAACACAGAGACCCCATGATAATTCAAAGTTGCCTGAAGAGGCACCAATTCTCCCGCCAAACATCAACTTCGAAAAGCCATTCTCCGTGATCTTTCCGGGAGATGATGCACCGCCTTACCTATCGCCCGACAGACCCAGTGACATAAATGATAAGGAAATTGTCCTAGAGTTTCCTCCAATAACCGTTCTGCTACAAAGTTTCAATCCAAATACACTTTTCAACCCCGATGAGCTACCCGAAATACCGAATCTATCCAAGCCTCTTCAGATTATCTTCGGAATCAATTACGTCACGGTAATTCTAGGAAAAGTCGACAAGGCAAAGTATCCGACTGTGATATCGCTGATGTATGATTTACTGAACCACGCATTAACTGACTCGAGGGTGATGGCAAATCCCAAATTACTTTTAACCATTAAGGTATATCTGAAAGCTATTGATTACCTCAGCACTACGGCATTGTTAAACATTGCCGTAAAGTATCAAAACGTAACGTCAGATGtactttatatttcttttaatCCTGATAATCCCGAGGAGAATCATGTGGAATCTAGACCACCGCAGAAAAAACCAAGTGGGTATGTAGTGATGCCAATTTATCATCCTAAATATCTGCTGCAGCACGTAGATCCAGTTGATCCCTATGGCACACTGATACCGAAACTTGGGGAAGGTGAAGAAAATCCGATTCAGGACCTGATAAATGATGGTTCACTTCAAGAAATTTTGGGTCCCCATTTCAATCCTCTTTCAAGTCCTAACAAGGCCACTCTGTTAGTGGCAGTTTTGCACAAACTCATCGAATCGAATCGGGTGAAGTCAAATCCTTGGCTGTTACAAAAACTGACTGCATATTTGCTGAGTATCAAAACCGTAGCAATGTTTACAAAGATTTCAACTGATTACACTTATCAACTAGTCGAAATGCAACCGGATCAAGGAACCAACTGGCAGCCGGAGACAATCAGCCTAATTGTCGCTCTTCCACAGGGTCGTAACCAGGATGAACTTAAAAAGTTGTGGATTGTCAAAGCGTTTTTGGCGATACCGAGTTTAATCGAACTCCTGGAAATTGGTACAGTACCGTATTCAATCACTCGCGGAGAGCTATTGAAGATAATATTTAATGCCGCGATTCGGGGCAACAAGATAAGATTGGATGACGATACTTTGGACGCACTTAAATactacgaaaataaaatcatgatGGATGGTTCCGGGTCATTGCCTGTCGGTTGGGTTTGGATGGAAGTGATCATCATCACCGAGGAAATCCCTCTTGGAGAAATGATCGAGTCGTTGTTGGATTACAACGCTTTGCCTCACGATATACCGTATGCTTATAATGATGTAATTCAATACTTGATTGAAAATCCATATCTTCTTCAAAGTGACGGTGATTTTGCTTTCGAACAATATAATACGAAAGGATCATTTCTTAAAGGGCTGTTCACACACTTATCGCGTGAGCCCAACGTGGACCCTAATATTCAAACGCAAGTGGGACGATTAATTCCGTTCATAAAAGAGACCGGTCCTGGATCAGAACGAATGAGTTACACCGTGCAGAATAAGTAA
- the LOC124406941 gene encoding uncharacterized protein LOC124406941 isoform X17 — protein sequence MSGDGNQPLGPIFLNVFYKLKNRAVTLSQKIFGAILLNLPLGYLDPVLEEYMEYIWTATQQNSIQYWDDIAPKVEYDSPVGLVLSGIKYLLRHRGTSSDLKRPLRYLLLHLKRATTTYPEEYPVDMQVLFDNGDDLKKLFSMIQDDVIIPELIELRDRFIENTKNVDIANILQGMSKYIYRKPVDLLIAVLVRIQGRVQREDITDLITKLLAILVVKKELYPLSITVPENVDLILLLNFLYVPNGSPEISALGKNIQDYLDENLELLEDLSQLTRNVDKETCHRPIQCLVSILVEIIRPSTVQQLRIPSTLRLMIKKLLLMIRDTVDSDKGKNVVSLLSFEVFIIKNILTAVDLQPNAEEPDFEEPGINNPPNSVDESPFRPANESEHPGFGPKPDPGPRPDSNQQPDLGPKPDFGPRPDSGPRPDSNQQPDFGPRPDSNQQPGFDPKPDSGPRPDSNQQPGFGPKPDFGPRPDSNQQPDSGPGPDSNQQPGFGPQPDFGPRPDSNQQPDFGQRPDSGPRPDSNQQPGFGPRPDSNQQPDFGPRPDSGPRPDSNQQPGFGPKPDFGPRPDSNQQPGFGPRPDSGPRPDSNQQPGFGPRPDSNQRPGFGPQPDFGPRPDFGPKPDFGPRPDSGPTQRPHDNSKLPEEAPILPPNINFEKPFSVIFPGDDAPPYLSPDRPSDINDKEIVLEFPPITVLLQSFNPNTLFNPDELPEIPNLSKPLQIIFGINYVTVILGKVDKAKYPTVISLMYDLLNHALTDSRVMANPKLLLTIKVYLKAIDYLSTTALLNIAVKYQNVTSDVLYISFNPDNPEENHVESRPPQKKPSGYVVMPIYHPKYLLQHVDPVDPYGTLIPKLGEGEENPIQDLINDGSLQEILGPHFNPLSSPNKATLLVAVLHKLIESNRVKSNPWLLQKLTAYLLSIKTVAMFTKISTDYTYQLVEMQPDQGTNWQPETISLIVALPQGRNQDELKKLWIVKAFLAIPSLIELLEIGTVPYSITRGELLKIIFNAAIRGNKIRLDDDTLDALKYYENKIMMDGSGSLPVGWVWMEVIIITEEIPLGEMIESLLDYNALPHDIPYAYNDVIQYLIENPYLLQSDGDFAFEQYNTKGSFLKGLFTHLSREPNVDPNIQTQVGRLIPFIKETGPGSERMSYTVQNK from the exons ATGTCAGGAGATGGCAATCAGCCACTCGGTCCGATatttttgaatgttttttacaAACTGAAGAATCGCGCAGTGACATTGTCGCAGAAGATATTTGGGGCAATTCTGTTGAATCTGCCACTGGGTTATTTGGATCCAGTCCTTGAAGAATACATGGAATACATTTGGACCGCAACGCAACAGAATTCGATTCAATATTGGGACGACATTGCACCCAAAGTTGAATATGACAGCCCAGTTGGACTTGTACTTTCAGGCATCAAGTACTTGTTGCGTCACCGCGGAACGTCCAGTGATCTCAAACGACCGCTCAGATACTTGTTACTACATTTGAAGAGAGCCACAACCACCTACCCGGAAGAATACCCCGTGGATATGCAAGTACTTTTCGACAATGgcgatgatttgaaaaaactgttttctaTGATTCAAGATGATGTGATCATTCCGGAACTGATTGAACTGAGAGACCGctttattgaaaatacaaagaaCGTAGACATTGCCAATATTTTACAGGGAATGAGTAAATACATTTATCGCAAGCCTGTCGATTTGCTAATCGCTGTGTTGGTGAGAATACAAGGACGAGTTCAGAGAGAGGATATCACGGACTTGATTACGAAGTTACTGGCAATTTTGgttgtgaaaaaagaactttATCCGCTGTCGATAACCGTGCCAGAAAATGTTGACTTAATTCTACTTCTCAATTTCCTATACGTGCCGAATGGCAGCCCCGAGATTTCTGCCCTTGGTAAAAACATCCAAGATTATCTGGACGAAAATTTGGAACTCTTGGAGGATCTGTCTCAGCTCACTCGCAACGTGGATAAAGAGACGTGTCATCGTCCGATACAATGCCTGGTGTCTATTCTTGTTGAGATCATTCGACCTAGTACGGTGCAGCAGCTTCGAATACCTTCCACCTTGAGATTGATGATTAAAAAGTTACTGCTTATGATTAGGGATACAGTTGACAGCGACAAAGGCAAAAATGTCGTCAGTTTGTTATCATTCGAAgtgtttataattaaaaatattctcactGCTGTCGACCTTCAACCAAACGCGGAGGAACCTGACTTCGAGGAACCTGGAATAAATAACCCACCCAATTCCGTAGACGAATCACCGTTTAGACCGGCAAACGAATCGGAGCATCCGGGTTTTGGTCCAAAACCAGATCCTGGTCCCAGACCAGATTCTAATCAACAGCCAGATCTTGGCCCAAAGCCAGATTTTGGTCCAAGGCCAGATTCTGGTCCAAGGCCGGATTCTAATCAACAGCCAGATTTTGGTCCAAGGCCAGATTCTAATCAACAGCCAGGTTTTGACCCGAAGCCAGATTCTGGTCCAAGGCCAGATTCTAATCAACAGCCAGGTTTTGGTCCAAAGCCAGATTTTGGTCCAAGGCCAGATTCTAATCAACAACCAGATTCTGGTCCAGGGCCAGATTCTAATCAACAGCCAGGTTTTGGCCCTCAGCCAGATTTTGGTCCCAGGCCGGATTCTAATCAACAGCCAGATTTTGGTCAAAGGCCAGATTCTGGTCCAAGGCCAGATTCTAATCAACAGCCAGGTTTTGGCCCAAG GCCAGATTCTAATCAACAACCAGATTTTGGCCCAAGGCCAGATTCTGGTCCAAGGCCGGATTCTAATCAACAGCCAGGTTTTGGCCCAAAGCCAGATTTTGGTCCAAGGCCAGATTCTAATCAACAGCCAGGTTTTGGCCCAAGGCCAGATTCTGGTCCAAGGCCGGATTCTAATCAACAGCCAGGTTTTGGTCCAAGGCCAGATTCTAATCAACGGCCAGGTTTTGGCCCTCAGCCAGATTTTGGTCCCAGGCCAGATTTTGGTCCCAAGCCAGATTTTGGTCCAAGACCAGATTCTGGTCCAACACAGAGACCCCATGATAATTCAAAGTTGCCTGAAGAGGCACCAATTCTCCCGCCAAACATCAACTTCGAAAAGCCATTCTCCGTGATCTTTCCGGGAGATGATGCACCGCCTTACCTATCGCCCGACAGACCCAGTGACATAAATGATAAGGAAATTGTCCTAGAGTTTCCTCCAATAACCGTTCTGCTACAAAGTTTCAATCCAAATACACTTTTCAACCCCGATGAGCTACCCGAAATACCGAATCTATCCAAGCCTCTTCAGATTATCTTCGGAATCAATTACGTCACGGTAATTCTAGGAAAAGTCGACAAGGCAAAGTATCCGACTGTGATATCGCTGATGTATGATTTACTGAACCACGCATTAACTGACTCGAGGGTGATGGCAAATCCCAAATTACTTTTAACCATTAAGGTATATCTGAAAGCTATTGATTACCTCAGCACTACGGCATTGTTAAACATTGCCGTAAAGTATCAAAACGTAACGTCAGATGtactttatatttcttttaatCCTGATAATCCCGAGGAGAATCATGTGGAATCTAGACCACCGCAGAAAAAACCAAGTGGGTATGTAGTGATGCCAATTTATCATCCTAAATATCTGCTGCAGCACGTAGATCCAGTTGATCCCTATGGCACACTGATACCGAAACTTGGGGAAGGTGAAGAAAATCCGATTCAGGACCTGATAAATGATGGTTCACTTCAAGAAATTTTGGGTCCCCATTTCAATCCTCTTTCAAGTCCTAACAAGGCCACTCTGTTAGTGGCAGTTTTGCACAAACTCATCGAATCGAATCGGGTGAAGTCAAATCCTTGGCTGTTACAAAAACTGACTGCATATTTGCTGAGTATCAAAACCGTAGCAATGTTTACAAAGATTTCAACTGATTACACTTATCAACTAGTCGAAATGCAACCGGATCAAGGAACCAACTGGCAGCCGGAGACAATCAGCCTAATTGTCGCTCTTCCACAGGGTCGTAACCAGGATGAACTTAAAAAGTTGTGGATTGTCAAAGCGTTTTTGGCGATACCGAGTTTAATCGAACTCCTGGAAATTGGTACAGTACCGTATTCAATCACTCGCGGAGAGCTATTGAAGATAATATTTAATGCCGCGATTCGGGGCAACAAGATAAGATTGGATGACGATACTTTGGACGCACTTAAATactacgaaaataaaatcatgatGGATGGTTCCGGGTCATTGCCTGTCGGTTGGGTTTGGATGGAAGTGATCATCATCACCGAGGAAATCCCTCTTGGAGAAATGATCGAGTCGTTGTTGGATTACAACGCTTTGCCTCACGATATACCGTATGCTTATAATGATGTAATTCAATACTTGATTGAAAATCCATATCTTCTTCAAAGTGACGGTGATTTTGCTTTCGAACAATATAATACGAAAGGATCATTTCTTAAAGGGCTGTTCACACACTTATCGCGTGAGCCCAACGTGGACCCTAATATTCAAACGCAAGTGGGACGATTAATTCCGTTCATAAAAGAGACCGGTCCTGGATCAGAACGAATGAGTTACACCGTGCAGAATAAGTAA